One stretch of Variovorax sp. 54 DNA includes these proteins:
- a CDS encoding DegQ family serine endoprotease — protein MMFKVEGHKLRSGLLACALALTAGATFLPVESVHAQTRTLPDFTDLVDQVGPSVVNIRTVEKVAQRGGGNGEMDEEMQEFFRRFFGQPAPGTPRQGPRPNRPQQEEERPRGVGSGFILTGDGYVMTNAHVVEDASEVLVTLPDKREFKAKIIGADKRTDVAVVKIEATGLPAVKVGDISKLRVGEWVMAIGSPFGLENTVTAGIVSAKQRDTGEYLPFIQTDVAINPGNSGGPLINMRGEVVGINSQIYSRSGGFMGISFSIPIDEAIRVSEQLRTSGRVSRGRIGVQIDQVTKDVAEAIGLSKAQGALVRGVEAGSPGEKAGVEPGDVITKFDGKAIEKPSDLPRLVGNTKPGTKSTLTVFRRGSARDLSVTIAEIEPDKPAKRASDRDEPAAKPSASAALKSLGLGVSDLTDAQKKELKLKGGVKVDAANDAAARAGLREGDIIMAVGNLEVANAREFEAAVAKADKGKPLSVLYRRGDWAQYALIRPAR, from the coding sequence ATGATGTTCAAAGTCGAGGGACACAAGCTTCGTTCCGGTCTGCTGGCCTGTGCGCTGGCGCTGACGGCCGGTGCCACTTTCCTGCCGGTCGAGTCGGTGCATGCGCAAACGCGCACGCTGCCCGACTTCACCGACCTGGTCGACCAGGTCGGTCCGTCGGTGGTCAACATCCGCACGGTCGAGAAGGTCGCGCAACGCGGCGGCGGCAATGGCGAGATGGACGAGGAGATGCAGGAGTTCTTCCGCCGCTTCTTCGGCCAGCCGGCGCCGGGCACCCCGCGCCAGGGACCGCGCCCGAACCGTCCGCAGCAGGAAGAAGAGCGCCCGCGCGGCGTAGGCTCGGGCTTCATCCTGACGGGCGACGGCTACGTCATGACCAACGCGCACGTGGTGGAAGACGCCTCCGAGGTGCTCGTCACGCTGCCCGACAAGCGTGAGTTCAAGGCCAAGATCATCGGTGCCGACAAGCGCACCGACGTGGCCGTGGTCAAGATCGAAGCCACGGGCCTGCCCGCGGTGAAGGTGGGCGACATCTCCAAGCTGCGCGTCGGCGAATGGGTCATGGCGATCGGCTCGCCCTTCGGCCTCGAGAACACCGTCACGGCCGGCATCGTGAGCGCCAAGCAGCGCGACACGGGCGAGTACCTGCCCTTCATCCAGACCGACGTGGCCATCAACCCCGGCAACTCGGGCGGCCCGCTGATCAACATGCGCGGCGAAGTGGTGGGGATCAACAGCCAGATCTATTCGCGCTCGGGCGGCTTCATGGGCATCTCGTTCTCGATTCCGATCGACGAAGCCATCCGCGTGAGCGAGCAGCTGCGCACCTCGGGGCGCGTCTCGCGCGGCCGCATCGGCGTGCAGATCGACCAGGTCACCAAGGACGTGGCCGAAGCCATCGGCCTGAGCAAGGCGCAGGGTGCGCTGGTGCGCGGCGTCGAAGCCGGTTCGCCGGGCGAGAAGGCCGGCGTGGAGCCGGGCGACGTCATCACCAAGTTCGACGGCAAGGCGATCGAGAAGCCGAGTGACTTGCCGCGCCTCGTGGGCAACACCAAGCCGGGCACCAAGAGCACGCTCACCGTGTTCCGTCGCGGCAGCGCGCGCGACCTCAGCGTGACCATCGCCGAGATCGAGCCCGACAAGCCGGCCAAGCGCGCGAGCGATCGTGACGAGCCGGCCGCGAAGCCGTCGGCTTCCGCAGCCTTGAAGTCACTGGGCCTCGGGGTCAGCGATCTCACCGACGCGCAGAAGAAAGAACTCAAGCTCAAGGGCGGTGTGAAGGTCGATGCCGCCAACGATGCGGCCGCGCGGGCCGGTCTGCGCGAGGGCGACATCATCATGGCCGTGGGCAATCTCGAGGTGGCGAATGCCCGCGAATTCGAGGCGGCGGTCGCCAAGGCGGACAAGGGCAAGCCGCTGAGCGTGCTCTATCGCCGGGGTGACTGGGCGCAGTACGCCCTGATCCGACCCGCACGCTGA
- the fabD gene encoding ACP S-malonyltransferase, which yields MKSFAFVFPGQGSQAVGMLDAWGDHPAVAETLREASDALSEDIGALIKSGPKEELALTTNTQPVMLVAGVAAWRAWLAEGGAAPSVVAGHSLGEYSALVASGVLTLAQAAPLVRFRAQAMQQAVPVGVGAMAAILGMASDKVIAGCAEATATFGPGSAEVVEAVNFNDPMQTVIAGSKAAVDKACELLKANGAKRALPLPVSAPFHSSLMKPAAEALREKLASVVLAAPQIPVLNNIDVAVETDLDRIRDALVRQAAGPVRWVESVQALKLRGVAAIIECGPGKVLAGMVKRIAPELEAASVYDPATLADVRQSLAG from the coding sequence ATGAAATCCTTTGCTTTTGTCTTTCCGGGTCAGGGCTCGCAGGCGGTCGGCATGCTCGACGCCTGGGGCGACCACCCGGCTGTGGCCGAGACCCTGCGCGAAGCCTCTGATGCGCTGAGCGAAGACATCGGTGCACTGATCAAGAGCGGCCCGAAAGAAGAACTGGCGCTCACCACCAACACGCAGCCCGTGATGCTGGTGGCCGGTGTGGCCGCATGGCGCGCTTGGCTGGCCGAGGGCGGCGCCGCGCCGTCCGTCGTGGCGGGTCACTCGCTGGGCGAATATTCGGCACTGGTCGCCTCGGGCGTGTTGACGCTCGCACAGGCCGCGCCGCTGGTGCGTTTCCGTGCACAGGCCATGCAGCAAGCGGTGCCGGTCGGCGTCGGCGCGATGGCGGCGATCCTCGGCATGGCGTCGGACAAGGTCATCGCCGGCTGCGCGGAAGCCACCGCCACGTTCGGCCCCGGTAGCGCCGAGGTGGTCGAGGCCGTGAATTTCAACGATCCGATGCAGACCGTGATCGCCGGCAGCAAGGCTGCGGTCGACAAGGCCTGCGAGCTGCTGAAAGCCAATGGCGCCAAGCGCGCGCTGCCGCTGCCGGTGTCGGCACCGTTCCATTCGAGCCTGATGAAGCCGGCGGCCGAAGCCCTGCGCGAAAAGCTCGCGAGCGTGGTGCTGGCTGCCCCGCAGATTCCGGTGCTCAACAACATCGACGTGGCCGTTGAAACCGACCTCGACCGCATTCGCGACGCCCTGGTGCGCCAGGCCGCCGGTCCGGTGCGCTGGGTCGAAAGTGTTCAGGCCTTGAAACTGCGCGGTGTAGCCGCCATCATCGAGTGCGGTCCCGGCAAGGTGCTGGCCGGCATGGTGAAGCGCATCGCCCCCGAATTGGAAGCCGCGTCGGTGTACGACCCGGCCACCCTTGCGGACGTTCGACAATCGCTCGCCGGCTGA
- the fabF gene encoding beta-ketoacyl-ACP synthase II: MTKRRVVVTGLGCIAPVGNTATESWTNLLAGKSGIANITAFDASAFACKFAGEVKGFDITQYISEKEARHMDRFIHLGLAAAIQAVQDSGLPTGDALPYEKAVRIGCNIGSGIGGLPMIEQTHGEYASRGPRRISPFFVPASIINMISGHVSIKYGFKGPNIAVVTACTTGLHAIGTSARMIEYGDADVMIAGGAESTISPLGIGGFTAPRALSTRNDDPATASRPWDKDRDGFVLGEGSGVLVLEEYEHAKARGAKIYAEVSGFGMTGDAYHMTAPDVDGPRRSMAMALANAGVNADEVQYLNAHGTSTLIGDLNETNAVKLAFGDHAKKLVVNSTKSMTGHLLGGAGGIESVFTVLALHHQKSPPTINIFNQDPECDLDYCANEARDLKIDVAVKNNFGFGGTNGTLVFKRA; this comes from the coding sequence ATGACCAAACGCCGCGTCGTCGTGACCGGACTCGGTTGCATCGCTCCTGTCGGAAACACCGCAACCGAATCCTGGACCAACCTGTTGGCCGGGAAGTCGGGCATTGCGAACATCACCGCGTTCGATGCAAGCGCCTTCGCCTGCAAGTTCGCCGGTGAGGTCAAGGGTTTCGACATCACCCAATACATCTCGGAGAAAGAAGCGCGTCACATGGACCGCTTCATTCATCTGGGACTCGCCGCCGCCATCCAGGCGGTGCAGGACAGCGGACTGCCGACCGGCGACGCGCTGCCCTATGAAAAGGCCGTGCGCATCGGCTGCAACATCGGTTCGGGCATCGGCGGTCTGCCGATGATCGAACAGACGCATGGCGAATACGCGAGCCGCGGCCCGCGCCGCATTTCGCCGTTCTTCGTGCCGGCGTCGATCATCAACATGATCTCCGGCCACGTGTCGATCAAGTACGGCTTCAAGGGCCCGAACATCGCCGTCGTGACCGCCTGCACCACCGGCCTACATGCCATCGGCACGTCGGCACGCATGATCGAGTACGGCGACGCCGACGTCATGATTGCGGGCGGTGCCGAATCGACCATCTCGCCGCTGGGCATCGGCGGCTTCACCGCGCCTCGCGCGCTGAGCACGCGCAACGACGATCCCGCCACGGCCTCGCGCCCGTGGGACAAGGACCGCGACGGCTTCGTGCTGGGCGAGGGCTCGGGCGTGCTGGTGCTCGAAGAGTACGAACACGCCAAAGCGCGCGGCGCCAAGATCTATGCGGAAGTCTCCGGCTTCGGCATGACCGGCGACGCGTACCACATGACCGCGCCCGACGTCGACGGCCCGCGCCGTTCGATGGCGATGGCACTGGCCAATGCGGGTGTCAACGCCGACGAGGTCCAGTACCTGAACGCGCACGGCACCTCGACGCTGATCGGTGACCTCAACGAGACCAACGCGGTCAAGCTGGCGTTCGGCGATCACGCGAAGAAACTCGTCGTCAATTCGACCAAGTCCATGACCGGCCACCTGCTGGGCGGCGCGGGCGGCATCGAATCGGTGTTCACGGTGCTGGCTCTGCATCACCAGAAGAGCCCGCCGACCATCAACATCTTCAACCAGGATCCGGAGTGCGATCTCGACTACTGCGCCAACGAGGCGCGCGATCTGAAGATCGACGTCGCGGTCAAGAACAACTTCGGCTTCGGCGGTACCAACGGTACGCTGGTGTTCAAGCGCGCTTGA
- the fabG gene encoding 3-oxoacyl-ACP reductase FabG has translation MSTPKFEGQVALVTGATRGIGAAIALELAQRGLKVVGTGTTDDGAAKITQALSAFDGRGRALDVNDGAAVEALIDEIVQAYGAIHVLVNNAGITRDTLAMRMKDDDWDAVLDTNLKAVFRLSRAVIRPMMKQRYGRIISITSVVGASGNAGQANYAAAKAGVSGMTRALARELGSRNITVNCVAPGFIETDMTASLPEAQQQALLSQIPLGHLGKPADIAHAVAYLASPQASYVTGQELHVNGGMHM, from the coding sequence ATGAGCACTCCCAAATTCGAAGGCCAGGTTGCCCTGGTCACCGGCGCAACGCGCGGCATCGGCGCTGCCATTGCGCTTGAGCTCGCGCAGCGCGGCCTCAAGGTCGTGGGCACCGGCACCACCGACGACGGTGCTGCCAAGATCACCCAGGCGCTGAGCGCGTTCGACGGCCGCGGCCGTGCACTCGACGTGAACGACGGCGCTGCCGTCGAGGCCCTGATCGACGAGATCGTGCAGGCTTACGGCGCGATCCACGTGCTGGTCAACAACGCCGGCATCACGCGCGACACGCTCGCCATGCGCATGAAGGACGACGATTGGGATGCGGTGCTCGACACCAACCTCAAGGCTGTTTTCCGTCTCTCGCGCGCGGTGATCCGTCCGATGATGAAGCAGCGCTATGGCCGCATCATCAGCATCACGAGCGTGGTGGGCGCGTCCGGCAATGCCGGCCAGGCCAACTACGCGGCCGCCAAGGCCGGCGTGTCGGGCATGACCCGTGCGCTGGCCCGCGAACTCGGCAGCCGCAACATCACGGTCAACTGCGTCGCGCCGGGTTTCATCGAAACCGACATGACGGCCAGCCTGCCGGAAGCCCAGCAACAGGCGCTGCTCTCGCAGATCCCGCTGGGCCACCTGGGCAAGCCGGCCGACATCGCGCATGCAGTGGCCTACCTTGCATCGCCGCAGGCGTCGTACGTGACGGGGCAGGAACTGCACGTCAACGGCGGCATGCACATGTAG
- a CDS encoding sigma-E factor negative regulatory protein, giving the protein MNQTMTVREQVSALADGHLQGEAFARAIESVCAEDDSRDAWHAYHVVGDVLRSSAHSRCSDTSAFLARFQQRLAQEPVVIAPPAAVAPLAAVPAAMPERQRAEAANEPVFRWKLVAGAASLMAVAAISWTLVGNGAAVPSGGAQLAATQQPVANSVLAAAAGGSALPGNGVLTPTRVLVGNGNPQVMLRDPRLDQLLEAHQQAGGASQMPSGFLRNATFEGPTR; this is encoded by the coding sequence ATGAATCAGACGATGACGGTTCGGGAACAGGTGTCCGCACTCGCGGACGGCCATTTGCAGGGCGAAGCGTTCGCGCGTGCGATCGAATCCGTCTGCGCTGAAGACGATTCGCGCGACGCCTGGCACGCGTACCACGTGGTGGGCGATGTGCTGCGCTCGTCGGCGCATTCGCGCTGCAGCGACACGTCGGCCTTCCTGGCGCGCTTCCAGCAGCGGCTCGCGCAAGAGCCAGTCGTGATCGCTCCGCCCGCGGCCGTGGCGCCGCTCGCCGCCGTGCCGGCCGCGATGCCCGAGCGGCAACGCGCCGAGGCGGCCAACGAGCCGGTGTTCCGATGGAAGCTGGTGGCTGGCGCCGCGTCGTTGATGGCCGTGGCGGCCATCAGCTGGACGCTGGTCGGCAACGGTGCCGCGGTGCCGAGCGGCGGTGCCCAATTGGCAGCGACGCAGCAACCCGTGGCGAACTCGGTTCTGGCGGCAGCAGCCGGTGGCAGCGCGTTGCCCGGCAACGGCGTCCTGACGCCCACCCGCGTGCTGGTCGGCAATGGCAACCCGCAGGTCATGCTGCGCGATCCGCGCCTTGACCAGCTGCTCGAAGCCCACCAGCAGGCCGGTGGTGCATCGCAAATGCCGTCCGGTTTCCTGCGCAACGCCACCTTCGAGGGCCCCACGCGCTGA
- a CDS encoding MucB/RseB C-terminal domain-containing protein — MTVHMPISARTFVLVFAVLCLGQMAAAQTRYGPANTKSVPSAQNDEPPAMGVTEWLQRMHAGARQRSYVGTFVVSAPGGDLSSARIWHVRDGDHQLERIEALSGPPRSTFRRNRNVMTFLPEAKVVKVEKRENLDLFPNLPDKPDSSVGDYYDVRAIGKDRVAGFDADVVQLVPRDGLRFGYRIWSERRSGLVVKLQTVDSDTRVVEQSAFSELQLDAPVKAQALVQMMANTNGYRIEKLELERSTAQDEGWMLRTPVAGFKPRSFFRRPALPSSDGKPPKPEATTVQWTFSDGLATVSLFIERYDPTRTPGDGVLTIGATNAIRRRLPAPASDWWLTAVGEVPQQTLNAFAQSLARTR, encoded by the coding sequence ATGACCGTTCACATGCCGATTTCCGCACGCACCTTCGTGCTCGTGTTCGCCGTTCTCTGCCTGGGGCAGATGGCCGCCGCGCAGACCCGCTACGGGCCGGCCAACACGAAGAGCGTGCCCTCGGCGCAGAACGACGAGCCGCCGGCCATGGGTGTGACCGAGTGGCTGCAGCGCATGCACGCGGGCGCACGGCAGCGCAGCTACGTGGGCACCTTCGTGGTGTCGGCCCCGGGCGGTGACCTGTCGAGCGCGCGCATCTGGCATGTGCGCGACGGCGATCACCAGCTGGAGCGCATCGAAGCGCTCTCGGGTCCACCGCGCTCGACCTTCCGGCGCAACCGCAATGTGATGACCTTCCTGCCCGAGGCGAAGGTCGTGAAGGTCGAGAAGCGCGAGAACCTCGACCTCTTCCCCAATCTGCCCGACAAGCCCGACTCGTCGGTGGGCGACTACTACGACGTGCGCGCCATTGGCAAGGACCGCGTCGCGGGCTTCGATGCCGACGTGGTGCAGCTGGTGCCGCGCGACGGGCTGCGCTTCGGCTACCGCATCTGGAGCGAACGACGCTCCGGCCTCGTGGTGAAACTTCAGACCGTCGACAGCGACACGCGCGTGGTCGAGCAGTCGGCGTTTTCCGAACTGCAGCTCGACGCGCCCGTGAAGGCGCAGGCGCTGGTGCAGATGATGGCCAACACCAACGGCTACCGCATCGAGAAGCTCGAACTCGAGCGCAGCACTGCGCAGGACGAAGGCTGGATGCTGCGCACGCCCGTGGCCGGATTCAAGCCCCGAAGCTTCTTCCGACGGCCCGCGCTGCCCAGCAGCGACGGCAAGCCGCCCAAGCCCGAGGCGACCACCGTCCAGTGGACCTTCTCCGACGGCCTCGCGACGGTCTCGCTCTTCATCGAACGCTACGACCCCACGCGCACGCCGGGCGACGGCGTGCTGACCATCGGTGCCACCAATGCGATCCGCAGGCGACTGCCCGCACCGGCCAGCGACTGGTGGCTGACCGCGGTCGGCGAGGTGCCGCAGCAGACGCTCAATGCCTTTGCCCAGAGCCTTGCGCGCACGCGCTGA
- a CDS encoding beta-ketoacyl-ACP synthase III produces MTPFSRITGTGSYLPPRRVTNDDLAKDLATRGIETSDQWIVERTGIHARHFAAPDVNSSDLGLEAAKHALEAAGRKASDVDLIIVATSTPDMVFPSSAAILQHKLGIAGCPAFDVQAVCSGFVYALTVADAMIRTGTARCALVIGAEVFSRILDFNDRTTCVLFGDGAGAVVLEASDEPGILASDLHADGKHVGILCVPGHVSGGNVLGTPLLHMDGQAVFKLAVRVLEEAARATLAKAGKTEADIDWLIPHQANIRIMEGTAKKLKLPREKLVVTVHEHGNTSAASIPLALDEAVRSGKVKKGETLMLEGVGGGFTWGAVLLNL; encoded by the coding sequence ATGACCCCTTTTTCGCGCATTACCGGCACCGGCAGCTACCTGCCCCCACGCCGCGTCACCAATGACGACCTTGCCAAGGATCTGGCGACTCGCGGCATCGAAACTTCCGATCAGTGGATCGTCGAGCGCACCGGCATCCACGCGCGCCATTTCGCGGCGCCCGATGTCAACAGCAGCGATCTCGGCCTCGAAGCCGCGAAGCACGCGCTGGAAGCCGCCGGCCGCAAGGCAAGCGATGTCGATCTGATCATCGTCGCGACCTCGACGCCGGACATGGTGTTCCCGTCGTCGGCCGCGATCCTCCAGCACAAGCTCGGCATCGCCGGCTGCCCGGCCTTCGATGTGCAGGCGGTCTGCAGCGGTTTCGTCTATGCACTGACGGTGGCCGACGCGATGATCCGCACGGGCACCGCGCGCTGTGCGCTGGTGATCGGCGCCGAAGTGTTCTCCCGCATCCTCGACTTCAACGATCGCACGACCTGCGTGCTGTTCGGCGACGGCGCGGGCGCGGTGGTGCTCGAGGCCTCCGACGAGCCCGGCATCCTGGCCAGCGACCTGCATGCGGACGGCAAGCACGTCGGCATCCTGTGCGTGCCGGGCCATGTGTCGGGCGGCAACGTGCTCGGCACGCCGCTGCTGCACATGGACGGCCAGGCGGTCTTCAAGCTGGCGGTCCGCGTGCTCGAAGAAGCCGCGCGCGCCACGCTCGCCAAGGCTGGCAAGACCGAAGCCGACATCGACTGGCTGATCCCGCACCAGGCCAACATCCGCATCATGGAAGGCACGGCCAAGAAGCTGAAGCTGCCGCGCGAGAAGCTGGTGGTCACGGTGCACGAGCACGGCAACACCTCGGCCGCCTCGATCCCGCTGGCGCTCGACGAAGCCGTGCGCTCGGGCAAGGTGAAGAAGGGTGAGACCCTCATGCTGGAAGGCGTGGGCGGTGGCTTCACCTGGGGCGCGGTGCTATTGAATCTGTAG
- the plsX gene encoding phosphate acyltransferase PlsX has translation MAAPFSPELTAAPAAITLAVDCMGGDHGPRVTLAACRAFLARHSEASLLLVGAPAALAGFADHPRARIVPASEVVGMDDPIEIALRKKKDSSMRVAIQQVKDGTAQAAISAGNTGALMAIARYLLKTLDGIDRPAIAPQLPNVKGGATTVLDLGANVDCDAEDLLQFAVLGSALVSALTGNESPSVGLLNIGEEAIKGSETIKKASQLLRTAANSKDLNFYGNVEGNDIFKGTTDIVVCDGFVGNVALKASEGVASMIGEFIRVEFSRNIFTKLVAVVAYPVLKAFKGRLDHRRYNGAALLGLRGLVFKSHGSADEVAFGHALDRAYDAARNNLLDRVRARIAHAAPLLARQESAAPADATALHA, from the coding sequence ATGGCTGCGCCTTTTTCTCCCGAACTCACTGCTGCGCCCGCCGCAATCACGCTCGCCGTGGATTGCATGGGGGGTGACCATGGGCCGCGTGTCACGCTCGCGGCCTGCCGCGCGTTTCTCGCGCGGCACAGCGAAGCCTCGTTGCTGCTCGTCGGTGCGCCGGCCGCACTGGCGGGGTTTGCCGATCATCCGCGCGCCCGCATCGTGCCGGCCAGTGAAGTGGTCGGCATGGACGATCCCATCGAAATCGCGCTGCGTAAGAAGAAGGACTCTTCGATGCGCGTTGCAATCCAGCAGGTGAAAGATGGCACTGCGCAAGCGGCCATATCTGCTGGCAACACGGGTGCATTGATGGCGATTGCACGCTATCTGCTCAAGACGCTCGATGGCATCGACCGTCCTGCCATCGCTCCCCAGCTGCCGAATGTGAAGGGCGGGGCGACCACCGTGCTCGATCTCGGTGCGAACGTCGATTGCGACGCCGAAGACCTGCTCCAGTTCGCCGTTCTTGGTTCGGCGCTCGTTTCGGCGTTGACCGGCAACGAATCGCCTTCGGTCGGTTTGCTCAATATTGGCGAAGAAGCCATCAAGGGCAGCGAAACCATCAAGAAGGCGAGTCAACTGCTGCGTACGGCTGCCAACTCCAAGGATCTGAACTTCTACGGCAACGTGGAAGGCAACGACATTTTCAAGGGCACGACCGACATCGTCGTGTGTGATGGATTTGTCGGCAATGTGGCGCTGAAGGCCAGCGAGGGCGTCGCCTCGATGATCGGTGAGTTCATTCGCGTCGAGTTCTCGCGGAACATCTTTACCAAACTGGTTGCAGTTGTCGCTTACCCGGTTCTAAAAGCGTTCAAAGGTCGCCTGGATCACCGTCGCTACAACGGCGCGGCCTTGCTGGGCCTGCGCGGGCTGGTGTTCAAGAGCCATGGCTCGGCCGACGAAGTGGCTTTCGGCCATGCGTTGGATCGCGCTTATGATGCCGCTCGCAACAACCTGCTCGATCGCGTGCGGGCCCGCATCGCCCACGCCGCGCCTTTGCTCGCGCGGCAGGAGTCGGCGGCGCCGGCCGACGCGACAGCCCTTCACGCTTGA
- the rpoE gene encoding RNA polymerase sigma factor RpoE produces MTTSLPPAPPESALPDGAAEAPRPGEVDFQLVQRTVAGDQKAFELLVIKYQRRIERLIGRMVRDVDLVEDIAQETFIRAYRALHQFRGEAQFYTWLYRIAVNTAKKALVDMKRDPTVSESALRSSSDDEDETYRPGNEPTTDETPESVMAANEIASAVEAAMEALPTELRQAVTLREIDGMSYEEIAEVMDCPIGTVRSRIFRAREAISARVKPLLDNQSGKRW; encoded by the coding sequence ATGACCACTTCCTTGCCGCCCGCGCCTCCGGAGTCCGCGCTGCCCGATGGGGCGGCCGAGGCGCCGCGCCCGGGTGAGGTCGACTTCCAGCTGGTTCAGCGCACCGTTGCGGGCGACCAGAAGGCGTTCGAGCTGTTGGTCATCAAGTACCAGCGCCGCATCGAACGCCTGATCGGGCGCATGGTGCGCGATGTCGATCTGGTCGAGGACATCGCCCAGGAAACCTTCATTCGCGCCTACCGCGCGCTGCACCAGTTCCGCGGCGAGGCGCAGTTCTACACCTGGCTGTACCGGATCGCGGTGAACACCGCCAAGAAGGCGCTGGTGGACATGAAGCGCGATCCGACCGTCTCCGAAAGCGCACTGCGTTCGTCCTCGGACGACGAAGATGAAACTTACCGCCCTGGAAACGAACCAACCACCGATGAAACCCCCGAATCGGTCATGGCGGCGAACGAAATCGCCAGTGCCGTCGAGGCTGCCATGGAAGCGCTCCCTACCGAGTTGCGCCAGGCGGTCACGCTGCGCGAGATCGACGGGATGAGTTACGAAGAGATTGCCGAGGTCATGGATTGTCCGATCGGCACGGTGCGTTCGCGTATTTTCCGGGCGCGCGAGGCCATTTCGGCCAGGGTCAAGCCGCTGCTGGACAACCAGTCCGGCAAGCGTTGGTAG
- the acpP gene encoding acyl carrier protein — translation MSDIEARVKKIIAEQLGVEESQVTNEKAFVADLGADSLDTVELVMALEDEFGIEIPDEDAEKITTVQNAVDYATKNQKA, via the coding sequence ATGAGCGATATCGAAGCACGTGTCAAGAAAATCATCGCCGAGCAGCTCGGCGTGGAAGAGTCCCAAGTGACGAACGAAAAGGCTTTCGTGGCCGACCTCGGCGCTGACTCGCTCGACACGGTCGAACTCGTGATGGCACTCGAAGACGAGTTCGGCATCGAGATCCCCGACGAAGACGCAGAGAAGATCACGACGGTGCAGAACGCCGTCGACTACGCCACCAAGAATCAAAAGGCCTGA